The nucleotide window AAGCAGGCACTGCTCTTAAGGACTGCAGCCGACCCCGTGGGCCATCACgtgccccttttctctgcagtgctgcaggggctgggtcACAGCCCGAGACCTGCCCCAACGGCTGCAGCTTTCCGGGCAAACGAGAGCCCCGGCGCCTCTCGGAAGCTTctcctgggcaggctgggccCAGGGCTGGTCGAGAGGCTTTGCCTCCTGTCCTTCCCCCTGCTGTGGCCGCAGGCCCCACCGTCccctttccagcctgacccGCACTTTGGTGGCTCTGCATCCCTCCGGTGAGCCCGGgagagggaatggagctgtgccgggccgggctgcccaggcagggcttcTGGACAACGAGGCACGGCTCGCTTGGAGACAGGGACAGTCAGGAAACCCCTCCCCAGACTTACCAAATCTCACAGGAATGACAGGGGGCTGCAACTGCCCCATCCTCTGCGGGAGCCCAGTCGGGGGAGGCCCATtctggggggctgtgccaggcagccttctctgcagcttccccacaGCTGAATCTCTGCAAATACATTTGGAAAACAGTTGGGTAGATTCAAAGTCCCAGAGCACTGCCTGGCTCCCTTCTCTACCGTGTCACACTCACCTGCGGGAGAGGCCACAGGCTCGGGCCAGCCTCGAGCTCCCGGGGCAAAAAGGAGAGTCCCAATCCtacaaaatgccccaaaaaaaGCCCGACCACAACTAAAAAACTCCCTACCCCtgaccaaataaaaacaaaaaaaaaaaacccctttaaatacagaaaacttacacctatttttaatatttaatttctactccttttcatatttgatattatatatattacatatattgtTCAATAAATTTACAATGCAATTTACATTATAACATATATACTAcacttttataatttattatgcACATAATTATGCACatattacaaaaattaatttctagtttatgtatataaatatatcctTACATATATTTGTAcgtttatattttttaatattatttattaaaaaagctcAGCCACTAACCAAAtagaaaccaaaaaaccctttcttttttaaatatatttcaaattttttaaataaatatatatatatgtaatttaaatatataaataaataatatataaattatatttttatatatataattatttatataatgtataaaaatatatattttttaaaatatatgtatctcatatttatatctgtaatttatatattatgtatatgGTACACCATAACATGTATGATACTATTTATATTATATCCTACATATatacttttatttgtttatattctatacttatatatatatttacacgtacatacatttatacatagttttagttttagatatatttttagttttatgtttgtatatattgtatatttgtacatttatatttgcttatattaattatatttatgttatttataaaaatcctacctctaaccaaataaaaccaataaaacatttatttaagctatagttaggtatttttcatatttatattgtctcctacacccagccctccctgtgaatgttctggcaccattgggtccctctgggggacggCACCCGGCAACACCCCCGCCATTCTccactcacctgctccttcacggcagcgtggctccctctcctcgggaccttggggtgccccaaaggacatgggagcccccgagtctccaccccttgtccccctcagccttttttcctcaccccccAAAGAACgactgcagctgctccacgGGGGCAGCCCAGAAGTTCCCcagccccgcagacacaggcGACAGGAGGCAGAAGAGAGGACAAAGGTAGAAACCCCCTCCCGCACCTCTCACCTTTCTGGCTGAGaaagcagctgcctcctcctgctggctgctcccggcTGCGGGCAGGGCGATGGCTcgggcagctctgcaggctgttctttcttcctcgatgttatttgtgttttcctccgTTTCCCCGGGCGGGAGGGGAGCCGGGAGGGAACACAGACTGGAGACGGGAAGGGTCGTTCCTGAGGCGGAGCCCGGCAGAGAGAGGCGTGCCGCAGCTGCCTGCCGGCGCCCGCCGGGCTCCGGCGTGCCCGCGGTGCCGCTGGGCGCACGGCCCGTGTCCGCACGCCTGGCAATGCCGCGGAGAACGGCTCGGGgcgcgggcaggcagcccaaaCACGGACCTTGGTCCTTCATTTCCCGCCCTTTCTTGCggccatctttgttgtggccGCAGCCACTTCCGGTCGGTcgccatctttgttgtggccGAAGACACGTCCGGTCGGCTGCCGTGTTTCTTGTGGTTCCCTTCGGGCCCTCGCCCCTCACAAAGGCATCCTTCTTATCTCCTGCCTGAACCTTACCCGACGCTGGCAGCGGTGGACGCCGACCGACCCCGCGCTCTTGGCACGGTATTCCGCCTCCATTCCCGGCGCTTGGATGCATCGGGGTGCTGCTTTCGGTTCAAAATGGCGGCGCCCGTGCTTGCCACCCTATTCCGTACAACATGGCGGCGCCCGTACTTGCCACCCTCTTCCGTACAACATGGCGGCGCCCGTGCTTGCCACCCTCTTCCGTACAACATGGCGACGCCCGTGACCGCCACGTGCTTTCGGTTTAATATGGCCGCGCCCTTGCCCGCCACGTGTTTTTAGGTAAATATGGCATCTCCAACGCGGCCGCGTGGTGCTGGACAAGTGTGCCTGCGACTACATAGTCACGTGTTGCCGGACAGTATGTCGGCGGCCATTCTGCCGTGTGATAGGGGACAGTTTTTGCGGCCCCGATTAAAGTGGTCGGGCCGACAGGGTGACCCGATGACATGGAGGGGCGGGCCGACCCTATGACGCGCGGGAGCGTGGCGAGGCGGTGACGCGGGGGGGGCGGGCCGCGGCCGTGACGGGAGGGTCGGGGCCGCGGCAGTGACGCCGGGGGCGTGGCCGTCACTGCAACGCGGGGGGCGTGGCCGCGGCTGTGATGCGGGGGGGGCCGACCCGATGACGTGCGGGGCCGTGGGCGGAGCCCGGGCCGCTGCCGTGCGGTCGCTAACGTGACAGGGCTTCCGCTTCGACTGCTGCCGGTGCCGGCAGCCGATCTCGTCCAAGCGTTGCCGCCGCTCCCTCGGCGGGCGGAATGTGGGGCTCGGGCACCCGGCGGCATCGGGGCGGGCGCTGGGGCCGAGCacggcgctgccgctgctgctccggGCTGCTGCCGGGGCTCCCGTGCCGCCGGCCGTGCGCGGGAGGGCGGTGCGGGGATTTCCCCGCGCTGAGCTtcccccggcaccccccaaacccgccgctccggcgctgCCAGCGAGCTTTTGATAAACTAAAAAGATACTGTGTATTCTTGGAGTGTTGCATTCTAcctctgttgtttttcctgctagTCTGGATcctcttcatttcttcattttttaggTGCCCAGGGTGTGGTGGATGTCCTGATTGAGGGACTTCTAGTAAAACCTCTATATAGGGCCTTAAAAGCAGCCGAGAGAGGAATTATTCCATGGACTGAACACGCTAGAGCAGCTTTTAAACAGCTGAAACACTCACTGATGTCAGCTCCGGCATTGGGACTGCCAGATTTAACTAAACCTTTTGAACTTTTTACATATGAGAGACAGAACATGGCTTTGGGGGTGCTAGCACAGCGTCTCGGGAACCAGCGGAGAGCTGTGGCCTACTTTTCCAAACAGTTGGATAGTGTTGCCCAAGGTTGGCCGGGGTGCCTAAAGGCTGTGGCAGCCACTGTCATTTTAATCCAGGAGGCCCGAAAACTTACCCTTGGGCAACACATTGTGGTGTATGTACCCCATGCCGTGGCAGCTGTCCTTGAGCAAAAGGGGGGACATTGGCTGTCTGGCAACCGGGTGTTGAAATACCAATCACTGTTGTTAGAGCAAGATGATGTTACCCTAAAAACAACTTCTGTTTTTAACCCTGCTATGTTTCTGTCCTCCATCTTAATTGACAATGAGCCAGAGCATGACTGCTTGCAGATAATTGAGGAGGTCTATTCCAGCCGACCAGATCTGAAGGATGTGCCCATGGAGAATCCAGATTGGGAACTCTTTACTGACGGAAGCAGCTTCATGAAAAATGGTAAAAGGATGACAGGCTATGCAGTGACCACACAGGATAAGGTGATCGAGGCAAAGGCCCTGCCAGCAGATGTGTCATCGCAGAAAGCTGAGCTGATTGCACTAACAAGAGCTCTAGACCTGAGtgagggaaaaaaggtaaatataTGGACCGATTCCAAATATGCATTTAGTGTTGTCCATGCCCATGGAGCCGTTTGGAAAGAGAGAGGACTTTTGAATGCTCAAGGTAATCAAATTAAACATGCTGAGCAAATACTCGCCCTCTTAGAGAGCATTAAAAGACCTGCAGAAGTAGCTGTCATGCACTGTAGAGGTCACCAAAAGGGGAAAACTGCTCCAGAATTGGGAAATTGCTTTGCTGATAAAATGGCAAGAAGGATTGCAGAAAAGGGTATTCTTGCAGTAATTCCACAGAAAGAGATTGATTTGTCAGGGTACACCCCAAAATATGATCAGGCAGACCACAAACTAATAAAATTCCTTAAAGCTAAAATCGCAGAAAGTGGGTGGGCTGTTACCCCGAAGAACCAGGTGGTAGTCCCACCCCTGATCCTTCGGGAATTAGTTCAGAGAGAACACGAAACCACACATTATGGGGTTGAAAACCTTTTGAAACACCTAAGAAAGGTAGTAATAGGGAAGGGAATGATTGATATTATACAATCAGTAGTGAGTAAATGTGAgatttgctgtaaaaacaacccCGACACAAGAAAGAGAGTTGTATTAGGAATAACAAAGGCAGGAGATCTTCCTGGGGATTACTGGCAAATAGATTTTGCGGAGTTACCACGCAAAGAGGGATACCGGTACATACTGGTATTGGTTGACACCTTCAGTGGATGGCCAGAAGCTTACCCCTGTCGCACTAACACAGCTAGGGAGGTGGTGAAAGTTTTGTTTAACCACATAATTCCGAGATTTGGGGTTCCCTTGGGAATATCATCAGATAGGGGACCACACTTTGTCACAACAGTGGTCAAAGATGTTAGCCAGATTTTGGGAATTACTTGGGATCCACACACACCTTATAGACCCCAAGCGAGTGGTAAAGTTGAACGTATTGAATGGGACTCTTAAGAGACAAATTAGTAAAATTTGTCAGGAGACATCCATGACGTGGGTTCAGGCCCTACCTATAGCTTTATTGAGAATTCGCATTCAACCGAGGCGGAGGGGTAACATCAGTCCCTATGAAATACTGTATGGCAGACCATATCAAAGTCCAC belongs to Oenanthe melanoleuca isolate GR-GAL-2019-014 unplaced genomic scaffold, OMel1.0 S164, whole genome shotgun sequence and includes:
- the LOC130266716 gene encoding uncharacterized protein LOC130266716; this encodes MHPSAGNGGGIPCQERGVGRRPPLPASGKVQAGDKKDAFVRGEGPKGTTRNTAADRTCLRPQQRWRPTGSGCGHNKDGRKKGREMKDQGPCLGCLPAPRAVLRGIARRADTGRAPSGTAGTPEPGGRRQAAAARLSLPGSASGTTLPVSSLCSLPAPLPPGETEENTNNIEEERTACRAARAIALPAAGSSQQEEAAAFSARKRFSCGEAAEKAAWHSPPEWASPDWAPAEDGAVAAPCHSCEIWDCLHAGSSTGDWPKGSGWDTAPTGAALAH